From a region of the Synechococcus sp. PCC 7502 genome:
- a CDS encoding glycosyltransferase family 2 protein — protein sequence MLNTLEVSVLIPTYKRVNQLQKCINEILTCSPLPSEIIIHIDAGDCETEDFLISQNYPLVRWISSNTTQGPGGGRNKLMKEARYPIVANFDDDSFPLDKDYFAVIIELFTLYPQASVIAAQELRPDLPLKPRENSIKAVNSFQNCACVMRKNAFLQTQGYLPLRHAYGMEETDIALQLLDFGWQILESHNIRVFHDTQLSHHSSPAINAAHISNTALLAYLRYPTSYFPLGILQVLNRVRYAASVGRWNGISQGLWQIPKLLRQYHKQRQPVSTRALALSRKLAVKT from the coding sequence ATGCTAAATACTCTTGAAGTCTCAGTTTTAATTCCAACTTATAAGCGAGTTAACCAACTACAAAAGTGTATTAATGAAATACTTACCTGTTCTCCTTTACCGTCTGAAATAATCATCCATATTGACGCAGGTGATTGCGAAACGGAAGATTTTTTAATATCACAAAACTATCCACTTGTTCGCTGGATTAGTAGTAATACAACCCAAGGACCAGGGGGAGGTAGAAATAAGTTAATGAAAGAGGCAAGGTATCCTATAGTTGCCAATTTTGATGATGATTCTTTCCCTTTGGATAAAGATTATTTTGCCGTAATTATAGAGTTATTTACACTGTATCCTCAAGCGTCTGTAATTGCTGCTCAGGAACTTCGCCCGGACTTACCTCTAAAACCGCGCGAAAACTCTATTAAAGCAGTTAATTCCTTTCAAAATTGTGCCTGTGTAATGAGAAAGAATGCTTTTCTTCAGACTCAGGGCTACTTACCTCTTAGGCATGCCTATGGGATGGAAGAAACTGATATTGCACTTCAACTTTTAGATTTTGGGTGGCAGATATTAGAATCTCATAATATTCGTGTATTTCATGACACGCAGCTTTCCCATCACAGTAGTCCCGCAATTAATGCTGCGCATATCTCTAATACAGCCCTTCTAGCTTATTTGCGCTATCCCACCAGCTATTTCCCATTAGGGATACTCCAAGTTTTGAATAGAGTAAGATATGCAGCAAGTGTAGGTAGGTGGAATGGTATTAGTCAGGGACTATGGCAAATTCCCAAACTGTTGCGACAATATCACAAACAACGTCAGCCAGTAAGTACTCGTGCGTTAGCATTAAGTAGAAAATTAGCAGTAAAAACATGA
- a CDS encoding glycosyltransferase family 2 protein, whose amino-acid sequence MINLLKKYYMVLFSVVIPVFNRDSLIQKTIDSILNQSNDNYEIIIVDDGSTDNTIDILIKYGSRIKVFTQQNQGPGKARNLGIKNSQGEYIAFLDSDDIWFPWTLKVYEKVIRETNKPAFLAGNSIFFNNEKEIDYDQVSQLNFTAYKDFYASNKNANPFLTSSVTIRRDILEEVGGFTDQWINSEDNDLWLRLGIAKGFVYINSPAVLAYRQHPQSAIALTEKTYDGTCYLVKQEKQDQYPGGKIREKERLQILTRHIRPVSLRCLQEGEIKNAWQLYTATFRWHLSLSRFRYLIVFLCLTLLSLIKLYNRTK is encoded by the coding sequence TTGATTAACCTGTTAAAAAAATATTATATGGTATTATTCTCTGTTGTTATTCCTGTCTTTAATAGAGACAGCTTAATTCAAAAAACAATTGACTCGATCTTGAATCAATCTAATGATAATTACGAAATTATTATTGTTGATGATGGTTCTACAGATAATACTATTGATATTTTAATAAAATATGGTAGTCGAATAAAAGTATTCACCCAGCAAAATCAAGGTCCAGGGAAAGCTAGAAATCTTGGTATTAAAAATTCTCAAGGAGAGTATATTGCTTTTCTTGACAGTGATGATATATGGTTTCCGTGGACTTTAAAAGTGTACGAAAAAGTTATTAGAGAAACAAATAAGCCTGCTTTTTTAGCAGGCAATTCTATCTTTTTTAATAACGAAAAGGAGATAGATTACGATCAAGTTTCACAACTAAATTTCACTGCTTACAAAGATTTCTATGCATCAAATAAAAATGCTAATCCCTTTCTCACTAGTTCCGTTACTATTCGGCGCGATATTTTAGAAGAAGTAGGTGGCTTTACAGATCAATGGATTAACTCTGAAGACAATGATTTGTGGTTAAGATTAGGAATAGCAAAGGGATTTGTTTACATTAATTCTCCTGCTGTATTAGCATATCGCCAACATCCTCAGAGTGCGATCGCACTCACCGAAAAAACTTATGATGGAACTTGTTACCTTGTAAAACAGGAAAAACAAGACCAATACCCTGGCGGAAAAATAAGAGAGAAAGAAAGACTACAAATATTGACAAGACATATTAGACCTGTTAGCTTAAGGTGTCTGCAGGAAGGTGAAATTAAAAATGCTTGGCAATTATACACAGCAACATTCCGATGGCATCTTAGTTTAAGTCGATTTCGTTATCTGATTGTTTTTTTATGTTTAACCTTATTATCATTAATTAAACTATATAACAGGACTAAATGA
- a CDS encoding polysaccharide pyruvyl transferase family protein — protein sequence MKLYYSNKNRAYVPFGNFGDDLNSWLWPKLLPGVFSEDDSDTAFVGFGTLLNENLPKFKRTVIFGTGHGFGRPPQIDDTWKIYCVRGPLTAAALNIPAELGIADTAILVNKVYRPTDTSKKYKLAFIPFAFEMEDSPEIFLEVCRELNYICIDPRWEVEKVLQEISKSELVISAAMHGAIVADALRVPWISLKSNAGIPDFKWTDFCQSLGIEYQINRFYRFNRFTKVNPIFKYIEVKRMVSYLQKLMRQSQFRLSKDFVINHKLDQLEEKINLFKQDFNSGMFD from the coding sequence ATGAAATTATACTATTCAAATAAAAATAGAGCTTACGTTCCCTTTGGAAACTTTGGAGACGATCTCAATAGTTGGCTTTGGCCAAAACTTTTACCTGGAGTTTTTAGTGAAGATGATTCTGACACCGCATTTGTAGGATTTGGAACACTGCTGAATGAAAATTTACCAAAATTCAAACGCACTGTTATTTTTGGTACTGGTCATGGTTTTGGCAGACCTCCCCAAATAGATGATACATGGAAAATATATTGTGTCAGGGGTCCTCTTACTGCTGCTGCGCTCAACATTCCAGCAGAATTAGGAATAGCTGATACTGCTATTTTAGTAAACAAAGTTTATCGTCCTACTGATACAAGTAAAAAGTACAAATTGGCTTTTATTCCTTTTGCGTTTGAGATGGAAGATAGCCCAGAAATATTTTTAGAAGTTTGTCGAGAACTAAACTATATTTGTATTGATCCACGTTGGGAAGTGGAAAAAGTTCTTCAAGAAATTAGTAAATCTGAACTTGTAATTAGCGCCGCAATGCATGGTGCAATAGTAGCTGACGCACTGCGAGTACCTTGGATTTCCCTAAAATCTAATGCAGGCATACCTGATTTTAAATGGACAGATTTTTGCCAATCATTAGGTATCGAATACCAAATTAATCGGTTTTATAGATTTAATAGGTTTACCAAGGTAAATCCGATTTTCAAATATATTGAAGTTAAAAGAATGGTGTCTTATCTTCAAAAACTTATGCGTCAGTCTCAATTTAGGTTAAGTAAAGATTTTGTGATCAATCATAAGTTAGACCAGTTGGAGGAAAAAATAAATTTGTTTAAACAAGACTTTAATTCAGGTATGTTTGATTAA
- a CDS encoding transposase, with the protein MLNPYSSSLTDKEWEIIEPLLPKKKQTRPPTWTKRQILDGILYQLKNGCNWRDMPRDLPPFSTVYRYYKEWKDTGTFTAIMEALHSTAREQSKKIKMDNFNHH; encoded by the coding sequence ATGCTAAATCCATACTCAAGTAGCCTAACAGATAAAGAATGGGAAATTATAGAACCATTGCTCCCAAAGAAAAAGCAAACTAGACCGCCAACTTGGACAAAAAGACAAATTTTAGACGGCATACTCTACCAACTCAAAAACGGCTGTAATTGGCGAGATATGCCCCGAGACTTACCACCATTCTCTACAGTGTATCGATACTACAAGGAGTGGAAAGATACAGGTACATTTACTGCGATTATGGAAGCTTTGCATTCAACAGCCCGTGAACAGTCAAAAAAAATCAAAATGGACAACTTTAATCATCATTGA
- a CDS encoding transposase, with product MNSQKKSKWTTLIIIDSQAVKNTCNASIESKGFCSYKATNGIKRHLAVDTLGFPFFTYLTRANVSDDQGLIEMLTFNIDYFKSKPDDITLTTILLDSGYHIEKLTTDLQKVYPEIMTKIRFEISPKVSKQQKAEKGLSGFVVVPTRWVLGLKDAKS from the coding sequence GTGAACAGTCAAAAAAAATCAAAATGGACAACTTTAATCATCATTGACTCACAAGCAGTGAAAAATACTTGTAATGCAAGTATAGAATCCAAGGGCTTCTGCTCCTACAAAGCAACTAACGGGATCAAAAGACATTTAGCCGTTGACACTCTGGGATTTCCTTTCTTTACCTATTTAACAAGAGCAAATGTATCAGATGACCAAGGACTGATTGAGATGTTAACGTTTAACATTGATTACTTCAAATCGAAGCCAGATGACATTACCCTAACTACGATATTGCTGGATAGTGGTTATCATATCGAAAAATTGACGACTGATTTACAGAAGGTTTATCCTGAGATTATGACTAAGATTAGGTTTGAAATTTCTCCTAAGGTATCAAAGCAACAGAAGGCAGAAAAAGGTCTGTCTGGGTTTGTAGTTGTGCCGACAAGGTGGGTACTTGGGTTGAAAGATGCAAAATCTTAG
- a CDS encoding glycosyltransferase family 2 protein, which produces MSNNDFKIHSICLVKNEVDIIDYCLEQACQWSDYIYVYDNGSTDGTWEKVLSIQNEQIIPWKQDDKAFQESLRGEVFNAFRHRSKAGDWWCRLDADEFYIESPHTFLAKVNPLNHVIWGIAVEYYLTIKDIDLLDFNQPIPSLLLSLRFYKIENSEIRFFKYRDGLIWDSDQWQWPKHLGVVNKERIFYKHYKYRTPEQIQKRLDTRRLARERGFPGWDHALEKDWRKKIANSEQLNYDNQDGNFIIDTAKLPNHLESLPKRMLKTLAHSVGLWP; this is translated from the coding sequence ATGTCAAATAATGATTTTAAAATTCACTCAATTTGCCTAGTCAAAAATGAAGTTGATATTATTGATTATTGCTTAGAACAGGCTTGTCAGTGGTCTGATTATATCTACGTTTATGATAATGGAAGTACTGATGGGACGTGGGAAAAAGTTCTTTCAATTCAGAACGAACAAATTATTCCTTGGAAACAAGATGATAAGGCTTTTCAAGAATCCCTAAGAGGAGAGGTATTTAACGCTTTTAGACATAGATCCAAAGCAGGTGATTGGTGGTGTCGGCTTGATGCAGACGAATTCTATATTGAGTCTCCGCACACATTTCTTGCTAAAGTCAATCCTCTTAACCATGTGATTTGGGGTATTGCAGTAGAGTATTATCTCACAATAAAAGATATAGATTTACTAGATTTTAATCAACCAATACCTAGCCTTTTATTATCACTCAGATTTTATAAAATTGAAAACTCTGAGATAAGGTTTTTCAAGTATCGTGATGGATTAATTTGGGATAGTGATCAGTGGCAATGGCCAAAACATTTAGGGGTAGTTAATAAAGAACGTATTTTTTATAAGCACTATAAATATAGAACTCCTGAACAAATTCAAAAAAGATTGGATACTCGCCGTCTTGCTAGAGAGAGGGGCTTTCCTGGTTGGGATCATGCTCTAGAAAAAGATTGGAGAAAAAAAATTGCCAATTCTGAACAGCTAAATTATGACAACCAAGATGGAAACTTTATTATAGACACAGCCAAATTACCTAATCATTTGGAATCTTTGCCCAAAAGAATGCTGAAAACATTAGCGCATAGTGTTGGTCTTTGGCCTTAG
- a CDS encoding glycosyltransferase, with amino-acid sequence MNPKVSILIPCYNADRWIAQAIESALNQTYLNKEVIVVDDGSTDHSLEIIKSFGDKIRWETGANKGGNVTRNRLLELSTGEWLQYLDADDYLLPDKVAQQINFLKTVPSVDIIFSPSLLEYWESEIVKQEILPIPEPHDPWILLARWYLPQTGSPLWRKQAITDVGGWKVNQPCCQEHELYLRLLIAGKKFEYFSEADSVYRQWSESTVCKRDKSETHRQLLAIQDKIEQHLKDINQLTQSRQNAINQTRFENARIIWLSNATWASQVIATIHNTDKKFMPSEQSAPKLYRLAYQILGFSLAEEIALWKRKVHTNRFSTS; translated from the coding sequence ATGAACCCCAAAGTCAGCATTCTGATTCCTTGCTACAACGCCGATCGCTGGATTGCCCAAGCTATAGAAAGTGCGTTAAATCAGACTTACTTAAACAAAGAAGTAATTGTTGTCGATGATGGGTCAACTGATCACAGCCTAGAAATCATTAAAAGCTTTGGTGACAAAATTCGTTGGGAAACAGGGGCAAATAAGGGCGGAAATGTTACTCGTAATCGTCTATTGGAACTCAGTACAGGAGAATGGTTGCAATATTTAGATGCCGATGATTACCTACTTCCAGATAAAGTCGCACAACAAATTAATTTTCTGAAAACAGTTCCAAGCGTAGATATAATTTTTAGTCCTAGTCTTCTTGAGTACTGGGAATCAGAAATTGTAAAGCAAGAAATTCTACCTATCCCAGAACCTCATGATCCTTGGATATTACTTGCTAGATGGTATCTTCCTCAAACGGGCAGTCCACTATGGCGTAAGCAAGCTATTACTGATGTCGGTGGCTGGAAGGTTAATCAGCCCTGCTGCCAAGAACATGAACTTTATTTGCGGTTGCTCATTGCCGGAAAGAAGTTTGAGTACTTTAGCGAAGCTGACTCAGTTTATAGGCAATGGAGTGAGTCAACAGTCTGTAAGAGAGATAAGTCTGAAACCCATCGTCAACTTTTAGCCATTCAAGATAAAATCGAGCAACATCTCAAAGATATCAATCAACTAACTCAATCTCGACAAAATGCCATAAACCAAACTAGATTTGAAAATGCCAGAATAATTTGGTTGTCAAATGCAACTTGGGCTAGTCAAGTAATTGCCACTATCCATAACACAGATAAAAAATTTATGCCATCAGAACAATCAGCCCCAAAATTGTATCGTTTGGCATACCAAATCCTTGGTTTTTCTCTAGCTGAAGAAATTGCTCTTTGGAAAAGAAAAGTTCACACCAATAGATTTAGTACCTCATAG
- a CDS encoding riboflavin synthase — protein sequence MFTGLIQTIGKIERYSNGQLTISCPEIRSNLAIGDSVAVNGVCLTVAEILARGFIADVSPETLSRSNLGAGNLPPVNLEMALAVGDRLGGHFVTGHIDGVGALCESKMTGGAWEISFSAPEELGRYIISKGSIAINGISLTVAQCNGLGTWFSTAVIPHTYDSTNLKYLQIGSSVNLEADMLGKYVEKFMKSDRQNQRQQSAITSDFLAEHGWN from the coding sequence ATGTTTACAGGACTAATCCAAACCATAGGCAAAATTGAACGCTATAGCAATGGACAACTCACAATTAGCTGTCCCGAAATTCGATCAAATCTGGCGATCGGAGATAGTGTGGCAGTAAATGGTGTTTGCTTAACCGTGGCTGAGATTTTAGCTAGGGGTTTTATTGCCGATGTCTCCCCTGAAACCCTAAGCCGTTCAAATTTGGGGGCAGGAAATCTACCACCTGTTAATTTGGAAATGGCTTTGGCTGTCGGAGATCGCCTTGGTGGACATTTTGTGACTGGACATATTGATGGGGTGGGAGCATTATGTGAAAGTAAAATGACGGGCGGCGCTTGGGAAATTAGCTTTTCTGCACCCGAAGAATTAGGTCGCTATATTATTTCTAAGGGCAGTATCGCCATTAATGGTATTAGTTTAACTGTGGCTCAGTGTAATGGTTTGGGTACATGGTTTAGTACTGCCGTAATTCCCCATACCTATGATTCCACTAATTTAAAATACCTGCAAATCGGTAGTAGCGTTAATTTAGAAGCAGATATGCTAGGAAAATATGTGGAAAAATTCATGAAAAGCGATCGCCAAAATCAGAGACAACAATCAGCAATTACCTCAGACTTTTTAGCGGAACATGGCTGGAACTAG
- the sbcD gene encoding exonuclease subunit SbcD, whose amino-acid sequence MIKVLHLSDIHLGSTTHGRINPQTGLNTRLEDFTKALTTCIDRAILEPADLVLFGGDAFPDATPAPLVQQLFATQFRRLADAQIPTVLLVGNHDQHSQGQGGASLAIYRSLAVPGFVVGDRLETHRISTKVGNIQVVTLPWLTRSALLTRNDTDGLSMTEVGNLLIDRLKVVLEGEIRQLDPNIPTILLAHVMVDRATYGAERFLAAGKGFTIPLNLLCREEFDYVALGHVHKHQVLFENPLVVYPGSIERVDFGEEKEEKGYCWIEVKKGNTKFEFCPLQTRPFRTVKVDVTSTDHPQALILAKLAEVDLSEAIARLIYIVKPEQIAQIDHQVLHQSLAKAHNYTIIPEVVSLVNRARLPELNKGEILDPISALKAYLSSRNDLKNYEADLISATHSLLEGNTESFINSMKIDPKNDNQEGDKLEINSKSGQEDQSQRQLTIQL is encoded by the coding sequence ATGATCAAAGTTCTACATTTATCAGATATTCACCTCGGCAGCACTACCCACGGGCGGATTAATCCCCAAACTGGCTTAAATACGAGGCTTGAAGATTTCACTAAAGCACTAACTACCTGTATAGATCGGGCAATTTTGGAGCCAGCCGATCTGGTACTATTTGGGGGCGATGCCTTTCCTGATGCTACGCCTGCGCCACTAGTCCAACAATTATTTGCCACCCAATTTCGTCGCCTTGCCGATGCCCAAATTCCGACGGTGTTATTAGTGGGCAATCATGATCAACATTCCCAAGGACAAGGTGGGGCGAGTTTAGCAATTTATCGTAGTTTGGCAGTACCCGGTTTTGTGGTGGGCGATCGCCTTGAAACCCATCGAATTAGTACTAAAGTTGGCAATATTCAAGTAGTTACTTTGCCTTGGCTCACCCGTTCCGCTTTACTAACCCGCAACGATACCGATGGTTTATCAATGACAGAGGTGGGTAATTTATTAATAGATCGCTTGAAAGTAGTATTAGAAGGTGAAATTCGGCAACTAGACCCTAATATTCCCACAATTCTTTTGGCACATGTGATGGTAGATCGAGCCACCTATGGAGCAGAGAGGTTTTTAGCAGCAGGTAAAGGTTTTACCATTCCTTTGAATTTACTTTGTCGAGAGGAATTTGATTACGTGGCACTGGGGCATGTGCATAAGCATCAGGTTTTATTTGAAAATCCCTTGGTAGTTTATCCAGGTAGTATTGAAAGGGTAGATTTTGGCGAAGAAAAGGAAGAAAAAGGCTATTGCTGGATTGAAGTTAAGAAAGGTAATACTAAATTTGAGTTTTGTCCATTACAGACTAGACCTTTTCGCACAGTCAAAGTTGATGTAACTTCTACAGATCATCCCCAAGCTCTAATTTTAGCTAAATTAGCAGAAGTTGATCTAAGCGAAGCGATCGCCCGTTTAATTTATATTGTCAAGCCTGAACAAATTGCCCAAATTGATCACCAAGTTTTACATCAATCACTGGCAAAGGCACATAACTACACAATTATTCCTGAAGTTGTCAGCCTAGTTAATCGAGCCCGTCTTCCAGAATTAAATAAAGGTGAAATCCTTGACCCAATTTCTGCCCTTAAAGCTTATCTGTCTAGTCGTAATGATTTAAAAAATTATGAAGCTGATCTAATTTCCGCAACTCACTCTCTCCTAGAGGGAAATACTGAAAGTTTTATCAATAGCATGAAGATCGATCCTAAAAATGACAACCAAGAAGGGGATAAACTAGAAATTAATTCCAAGTCAGGACAAGAAGATCAGTCCCAAAGACAACTGACCATACAGCTGTAA
- a CDS encoding AAA family ATPase, with amino-acid sequence MIKRIRIQNFKSFQDAELNLSEISVLVGTNASGKSNIRDAFRFLHGISRGYQIAEIIGEKYADGVLQWRGIRGGLREIMFYGSQSFAIEVEIVAPNPDPDLSANWSEGELLNFTYRIEIITTPENPTPLIKSESLTCVHIENPIEPVSYLL; translated from the coding sequence ATGATTAAACGTATCCGAATCCAAAACTTTAAAAGTTTTCAAGATGCTGAATTAAACCTTAGTGAAATTTCGGTTTTGGTGGGGACAAATGCCTCTGGGAAAAGTAATATTCGGGATGCCTTTCGGTTTTTGCATGGGATCTCACGGGGTTATCAAATTGCTGAGATCATTGGTGAAAAATATGCGGATGGAGTCTTGCAATGGCGGGGGATTCGAGGTGGATTGCGAGAAATTATGTTTTATGGCTCTCAAAGCTTTGCGATCGAAGTTGAAATAGTTGCTCCTAATCCTGATCCCGATCTATCCGCTAATTGGAGTGAAGGTGAACTGTTAAATTTCACATATCGAATTGAGATCATTACCACTCCTGAAAATCCAACTCCACTTATCAAATCAGAATCACTTACTTGCGTTCATATAGAAAATCCTATAGAGCCTGTTTCATATCTATTATGA
- a CDS encoding transposase, with the protein MLNPYSSSLTDKEWEIIEPLLPKKKQTRPPTWTKRQILDGILYQLKNGCNWRDMPRDLPPFSTVYRYYKEWKDTGTFTAIMEALHSTAREQSKKIKMDNFNHH; encoded by the coding sequence ATGCTAAATCCATACTCAAGTAGCCTAACAGATAAAGAATGGGAAATTATAGAACCATTGCTCCCAAAGAAAAAGCAAACTAGACCGCCAACTTGGACAAAAAGACAAATTTTAGACGGCATACTCTACCAACTTAAAAACGGTTGTAATTGGCGAGATATGCCCCGAGACTTACCACCATTCTCTACAGTGTATCGATACTACAAGGAGTGGAAAGATACAGGTACATTTACTGCGATTATGGAAGCCTTGCATTCAACAGCCCGTGAACAGTCAAAAAAAATCAAAATGGACAACTTTAATCATCATTGA
- a CDS encoding transposase: MNSQKKSKWTTLIIIDSQAVKNTCNASIESKGFCSYKATNGIKRHLAVDILGFPFFTYLTRANVSDDQGLIEMLTFNIDYFKSKPDDITLTTILLDSGYHIEKLTTDLQKVYPEIMTKIRFEISPKVSKQQKAEKGLSGFVVVPTRWVIGLKDAKS, translated from the coding sequence GTGAACAGTCAAAAAAAATCAAAATGGACAACTTTAATCATCATTGACTCACAAGCAGTGAAAAATACCTGTAATGCAAGTATAGAATCCAAGGGCTTCTGCTCCTACAAAGCAACTAACGGGATCAAAAGACATTTAGCCGTTGACATACTGGGATTTCCTTTCTTTACCTATTTAACAAGAGCAAATGTATCAGATGACCAAGGACTGATTGAGATGTTAACGTTTAACATTGATTACTTCAAATCGAAGCCAGATGACATTACGCTAACTACGATATTGCTGGATAGTGGTTATCATATCGAAAAATTGACGACTGATTTACAGAAGGTTTATCCTGAGATTATGACTAAGATTAGGTTTGAAATTTCTCCTAAGGTATCAAAGCAACAGAAGGCAGAAAAAGGTCTGTCTGGGTTTGTAGTTGTGCCGACAAGGTGGGTAATTGGGTTGAAAGATGCAAAATCTTAG
- a CDS encoding IS701 family transposase — translation MSKKFTTLDYCQYLLSSQINYTITNLAEHIEGHSHDKINRYLASQRLTLRLLWQNVKSTIVSDEAEYMYVLFDDTVLDKRHAKRQYSGNEHGIVQGIGVVNCVYVNVKRQEFWVVDYRVYDPNGDGKSKLDHVSDMLKGLINIKQLPFQTVLMDSWYATQRLMAEIDNIGKIYYCPLKSNRLVDDSGGVEKYKRIDQLDWSEQELLQGKLVKINKFPKDKKGNLFWVTVSPSRTEFVVTNDLTQDYTPEVLAICSIRWNIEEFHHEFKQLTGVEACQCRKSRIQRNHIACAMLVWNHLKRLAFQAGKTIYQIKFGLLSDYLKSQLINPSIPITLA, via the coding sequence ATGTCAAAAAAGTTTACTACCCTAGATTATTGTCAGTATTTGCTAAGTAGTCAGATAAACTACACAATCACGAATTTAGCAGAACATATAGAAGGACATAGCCATGACAAGATCAACCGATATTTGGCATCCCAGAGATTAACACTGAGATTGCTATGGCAGAATGTGAAATCAACAATTGTGTCAGATGAAGCCGAGTATATGTACGTGCTGTTTGACGACACAGTATTAGATAAACGCCATGCCAAAAGACAATACAGTGGCAACGAACATGGAATTGTGCAAGGTATAGGGGTGGTCAACTGTGTGTATGTAAATGTCAAACGGCAAGAATTTTGGGTAGTAGACTATCGGGTTTATGACCCAAATGGTGATGGCAAGAGTAAATTAGATCATGTGTCCGATATGCTTAAAGGGTTGATCAATATCAAACAATTACCATTTCAGACGGTGCTGATGGATAGTTGGTATGCCACACAACGGTTGATGGCAGAAATTGATAATATCGGTAAAATTTATTACTGTCCACTAAAATCGAACCGTCTGGTCGATGATTCTGGTGGAGTGGAAAAATATAAACGGATTGACCAATTGGATTGGTCTGAACAGGAACTGTTGCAGGGAAAATTGGTCAAAATCAATAAATTCCCCAAAGATAAGAAGGGGAACCTATTCTGGGTCACTGTTTCTCCAAGCAGGACAGAATTTGTCGTGACCAACGACTTAACTCAAGACTACACCCCTGAAGTACTAGCTATTTGCTCCATAAGGTGGAATATTGAGGAATTTCATCATGAATTCAAACAATTGACTGGTGTTGAGGCTTGCCAATGCCGTAAGTCCAGAATTCAACGTAATCATATTGCTTGTGCCATGCTGGTGTGGAATCACCTCAAGCGTTTGGCTTTTCAAGCAGGTAAGACTATCTACCAAATCAAGTTTGGACTTTTATCTGATTACTTAAAATCTCAACTCATAAATCCTTCTATTCCTATAACTCTTGCGTAA
- a CDS encoding DUF4327 family protein, whose product MVESLYMSIGAICEEARHLVESGSITRQQPIHCLCKYFPDREWCMVEHELELNQFLLRDRISDLMSKEDWSND is encoded by the coding sequence ATGGTCGAATCTCTATATATGTCAATAGGTGCTATTTGTGAGGAAGCTAGGCATCTTGTCGAAAGTGGTTCTATTACCCGACAACAACCTATTCACTGTCTATGTAAGTATTTCCCAGATCGGGAATGGTGCATGGTAGAGCATGAATTAGAACTAAATCAATTTCTCCTGCGCGATCGCATTTCTGATTTGATGAGTAAAGAAGATTGGTCTAACGACTAA